One Algibacter sp. L3A6 genomic region harbors:
- a CDS encoding MotA/TolQ/ExbB proton channel family protein, with protein sequence MLNTILQNAPDGAEVLTEGEPVEKTLSIIELISSGGFAGQIIIAILFLLLVAAIYIYFERLFAIKAASQVEANFMNQIKDHVSNGKIESAQALCTQVNSPVSRLIGKGISRIGKPLADINTAIENAGRLEIYGLEKNVSVLATISGAAPMIGFLGTVVGMILAIFELANAGGSIQMDVLASGLYTAMTTTVAGLIVGIVAYITYNHLVVKTDKVVYQMEANSLEFLDHLNEPS encoded by the coding sequence ATGCTAAACACAATATTACAAAACGCACCAGACGGTGCAGAGGTATTAACAGAGGGAGAACCAGTTGAAAAAACACTCTCGATAATAGAATTAATTAGTAGCGGTGGTTTCGCCGGACAAATTATTATTGCTATTCTATTTTTATTATTAGTAGCTGCCATTTATATTTATTTTGAACGTTTGTTTGCTATTAAAGCAGCATCACAGGTTGAAGCGAACTTTATGAACCAAATAAAAGATCATGTCAGTAATGGTAAAATAGAATCGGCACAAGCACTTTGTACACAAGTGAACTCTCCGGTTTCTCGTTTAATAGGTAAAGGAATTTCTAGAATAGGAAAACCTTTAGCAGATATTAATACGGCAATAGAAAACGCAGGGCGTTTAGAAATTTATGGCCTAGAGAAAAACGTAAGTGTATTGGCTACCATTTCTGGAGCAGCACCAATGATTGGTTTCTTAGGAACTGTTGTTGGGATGATCTTGGCGATTTTCGAACTTGCAAATGCTGGAGGAAGTATTCAAATGGATGTTTTGGCTAGCGGACTTTACACAGCCATGACAACTACGGTTGCTGGTTTAATTGTGGGTATTGTTGCTTATATTACTTATAACCATTTAGTGGTTAAAACAGATAAAGTAGTGTATCAAATGGAAGCGAATTCCTTAGAGTTTTTAGACCATTTAAACGAACCTTCTTAA
- a CDS encoding ExbD/TolR family protein — translation MNFRGRNKVTPEFNMSSMTDIVFLLLIFFMIASTLVTTNAIDILLPKASGKTENKKSIAVSIKKDLTYYIDQSRVGESVLETELIAALSKKEQPTIVLRAEKSVPVEHVVKVMDIANRNKFKVILAVQPN, via the coding sequence ATGAATTTTAGAGGAAGAAATAAAGTTACGCCGGAGTTTAATATGTCGTCTATGACGGATATTGTATTCCTGCTACTTATCTTTTTTATGATTGCTTCCACTTTGGTAACTACCAACGCAATTGATATTTTATTACCAAAAGCGAGTGGGAAAACCGAGAATAAAAAGTCGATAGCAGTTAGTATTAAAAAAGATTTAACTTACTATATAGATCAAAGTAGGGTAGGGGAAAGCGTGCTAGAAACTGAGTTAATAGCTGCTTTATCTAAAAAAGAACAACCAACCATTGTTTTACGTGCAGAAAAATCTGTACCAGTAGAGCATGTGGTAAAGGTTATGGATATAGCGAATAGAAATAAATTTAAAGTTATTTTGGCTGTTCAGCCTAATTAG
- a CDS encoding energy transducer TonB produces MKYFKTKHEKDSAKITTLIMVIILLLLFVVGPPYMDPPEEYGVAVNFGTTDFGKGDVQPKAPIKSEPREVEELPEPEPEAVPEQVEAAKPAETKEEVLTADNAEEIAIKKQEAAEKAKAQAEAKAKADAKKKAEAIAKAEAERVAKEKREQEEKKRKLDALIGGVSKSEGTESGGEGDDNKAGDKGQLDGNPYAPSYFGSGSGSGGVGYGLNGRGRASFNTVKQDCNESGLVIVKITVNQSGQVVEAEPGVKGTTNTAQCLLEPAKKIALSHRWPADSKAPAKQIGFVKVNFKLGQ; encoded by the coding sequence ATGAAATATTTCAAAACCAAACATGAAAAAGATTCAGCAAAAATAACCACTTTGATAATGGTTATTATTTTGTTGCTACTCTTTGTTGTGGGACCTCCGTATATGGATCCACCGGAGGAATACGGTGTTGCTGTAAATTTTGGAACTACAGATTTTGGTAAAGGAGACGTACAGCCTAAAGCGCCTATAAAATCTGAGCCGCGTGAAGTTGAAGAGCTTCCTGAACCAGAACCGGAAGCGGTACCTGAGCAAGTAGAAGCTGCAAAGCCAGCTGAAACTAAGGAAGAAGTGTTAACGGCAGATAATGCGGAAGAGATTGCTATAAAAAAACAAGAAGCAGCTGAAAAAGCTAAAGCACAGGCCGAGGCGAAAGCCAAAGCAGATGCTAAAAAGAAAGCCGAAGCTATCGCTAAAGCGGAAGCTGAACGAGTGGCGAAGGAAAAACGTGAACAGGAAGAAAAGAAAAGGAAATTAGATGCCTTAATTGGTGGTGTTAGTAAATCTGAAGGAACAGAATCTGGAGGAGAAGGAGATGATAATAAGGCAGGAGATAAGGGACAATTAGATGGTAATCCATATGCGCCAAGTTACTTCGGGTCTGGATCAGGAAGTGGTGGTGTTGGTTACGGTCTTAATGGGCGTGGTCGAGCATCTTTCAATACGGTGAAACAAGATTGTAATGAATCGGGATTAGTGATTGTTAAAATTACTGTGAACCAAAGCGGCCAGGTTGTAGAAGCTGAGCCAGGAGTAAAAGGAACTACTAATACAGCACAATGTCTATTAGAGCCAGCAAAAAAAATAGCGCTTTCTCATAGATGGCCTGCGGACTCTAAAGCACCTGCAAAGCAAATAGGTTTTGTAAAAGTAAACTTCAAATTGGGGCAATAA
- a CDS encoding bifunctional folylpolyglutamate synthase/dihydrofolate synthase, which translates to MTYSDTLDWMFSQLPMYQRQGKSAYKVDLSNTVLLINHLDNPHQNFKTIHVAGTNGKGSSSHMLASVLQEAGYKVGLYTSPHLKDFRERIKINGKEVSETFVTGFIERNKLFFEANQLSFFEMTVGMAFEYFSEEKVDIAVIEVGLGGRLDSTNIITPEVAVITNIGLDHTEFLGNTLDAIAFEKGGIIKPNVPVVIGETQEETKPVFVDLATKNNADITFADQQVSNNYVSDLKGDYQVKNIQTVVTAIKILQQKNYNISKSNIKEGLSHVIKNTGLLGRWQVLNQEPKVVCDTGHNREGLIYVMKQLSNEVYNHLHIVFGVVNDKDLESIIDLLPKNATYYFCKPDISRGLDAEELRAFFSKYNLTGKSYKSVDEAYKVAKEKAEIDDFIFIGGSTFVVAEII; encoded by the coding sequence ATGACGTATAGCGATACTTTAGATTGGATGTTTTCTCAACTGCCAATGTATCAAAGGCAGGGCAAATCGGCTTATAAAGTCGATTTGAGTAATACGGTTTTACTTATAAACCATTTAGATAATCCACACCAAAATTTTAAAACAATACACGTAGCAGGAACTAACGGAAAAGGTTCTTCTAGCCATATGCTAGCTTCTGTTTTACAAGAGGCAGGCTATAAAGTGGGCTTGTATACTTCGCCTCATTTAAAAGATTTTAGAGAGCGTATTAAAATAAATGGTAAAGAAGTAAGTGAAACATTTGTAACGGGCTTTATTGAACGTAATAAATTGTTTTTTGAGGCTAATCAATTATCGTTTTTTGAAATGACTGTTGGTATGGCATTCGAATATTTTTCCGAGGAAAAAGTAGATATTGCAGTTATAGAAGTTGGTTTAGGTGGCCGATTAGACTCTACAAATATTATTACACCAGAAGTTGCGGTAATTACAAATATAGGGTTAGATCATACGGAGTTTTTAGGAAATACTTTAGATGCTATAGCTTTTGAAAAAGGTGGTATTATAAAGCCTAATGTGCCTGTTGTAATAGGAGAGACTCAAGAGGAAACGAAACCTGTGTTTGTAGATTTAGCAACTAAGAATAATGCTGATATTACTTTTGCCGATCAGCAAGTATCTAATAATTATGTCTCTGATTTAAAGGGAGATTATCAAGTTAAAAATATTCAAACTGTTGTAACTGCCATCAAAATTCTTCAGCAGAAAAATTATAATATTTCTAAAAGTAATATAAAAGAGGGATTGTCACACGTTATAAAAAACACTGGTTTATTAGGGCGTTGGCAAGTTTTAAATCAGGAGCCTAAGGTGGTTTGTGATACAGGCCATAACCGAGAAGGTTTAATTTATGTGATGAAACAGCTTTCTAATGAGGTTTATAATCACCTTCATATTGTATTTGGAGTGGTAAATGATAAAGATTTAGAATCTATAATAGATTTATTACCAAAAAATGCAACTTATTATTTCTGTAAACCAGATATTTCTCGTGGTCTAGATGCAGAAGAATTAAGGGCGTTTTTTAGCAAGTATAATTTAACTGGTAAGAGCTATAAATCAGTAGATGAGGCTTATAAAGTAGCGAAAGAAAAAGCGGAGATCGATGATTTTATTTTTATCGGAGGAAGTACTTTTGTAGTAGCAGAAATAATTTAA